tctttaaaatatatttcttattccaaatgattttataaaatcaaataaagtcaattaattctaacttattAGCAGATCTGTAACACTTTAAGGAAGTTGCTAAATTCATTAGTGTCACTGCTTTTAAGCCAGCGAGTAAATGGGCAAAACCAAATTTCTGGCATCAGTTTAGATGGTACTATTCCTTCtgaatacagaaaggaaaagtcttCTACCCACTCCATTGTTAAATTAGTattgtggaaaaagaaatgtcctATCGCCTCAGTGTTGCATTTAGTGATAATATGATTGGGGGTGTTAGGAGGAGGAATGAAGTACCATGACAGtttcaataaattaaaatgggTTTACAATTTTaatgctggatttttttatttttttcagatgaaagaaGCTGATGAAAGCACAGGTTCTGTAGATGGTCCGCTGAAATCGGTGCGCAAAAGGAGAGTACAAAAGCACTGAGTTACTTCCAGCTAGTATTTGTAGGTCTAACTAACAGTAACTTTTGGTATGCCACTTCAGCAGGCCTCACAGCATGCAAGTTCCTGcgatttgaaggaaaaaaggggactCACTGCTATGTAACCTCTTTTAACCTTCCATAACTtccttgattctttttttttttttttttttttttttaaggagaaataCTATCTGTGAGGAGTACAGTGATGTTTTGAATTCAGAATAGAAGTGAAATTACAAGCTGGCCAACTGATTTTAAGGTGAAGATTCTTACAGTGTGAAGATTCCTAGAAATTAATACTAGTTGGGGATAAACTTattccaagtatttttttaaattaataatttatcaTATTTTTGCAGCTCTAGCACAAAATTAGCTGTTTACACTTTTCAGCTACAAGTGGATGATAGTAGAGATAGGTCGCAGCTACAGCAGTTCACGCTGCTATGAGAAAAGGTActctttttctgtgcagagCTAAATGCAATAACTGTTTTTGTATGATGATTTACaattttattgtaaattatttatCTTAGTTGATCTTGTTAGATTGGTGGTCACCTGTTCACTTTAGACATTGGtaacagtaatttatttttaagagatattttaaaatagaacatTCCTAGAGCAAGTGATAATTGACATGACTTGTTTCACTTTCGGATGCAGATACCAAATCTGCAGAAGTGATCCACAGGCAACTTTTCCAAACTTTTATAGTTCTTGTGTTCCAAGCCAGAGTGGGATAACCTTGGTTTATAGAACACTTGCTAAGTGTACATTGCctcctaaaaatatttagtaattCTTGCTTAACATGAAATTTATTAATATAGATAAGAATTTTTGATTGATAAAAGTTTTTTACAGATGTGAGTAACTGGGCATTCTCATAATACAGTTTGAATAAACTGCCTATTGTGAAAGAAACGTTGTTTTGTTAAAGTTCAGCTGtatgttaaaacaaacaataaaactgCAGTCACCAGATACCTCTTGCTGCTTGGCAGCTGCCAATACTGTTAGTAGAACGTAAAAGGCTAGCAAAAGCACTTCTACCTTAAACCCAAGTAGAAATACATTAATTCCTAAGGAACCTAACAGATTTCCTCATGCCTGACAAGAAGTTAGTTCACCGAAATATTCTCACAACAAGTCGAGTCCGCAAAGGTTCCATGGAAGTCTCTTAACAAACGAATGCTTAATTAACCCTAACGAGGAAGCCAGCGTCTTCAAGTGCTCGTGCTGAAGTGTTCAAAAACTAATTATTTGGGGCTCCATTTTGTGCAAACTACACGGAAAGGCCTCTGGCCTTTTGCTTGGGGTTTTGACAGCTAAATGCAGGTTCCCCCCTCTTTATTTAGGGTCTACATGCAAAAGGTTAAGAAGTGAGcactctgcctgcctgtgccttCTCAGCAATGGAAGTTGCGAGCAATGCCGTATCCCGCTAGTAACAGCTACTGTGAGCTGTCAGGGAACAGTCTGGCATTCCGTTTGAATGAATCTTGTCTGAGCCTGGTAAAAGTCCTTTGGAATTGTTCCGGTATTTGGGAGTGGTTTCgggctggctttttttctgtgctgtgatatAGTTACCCCAGGGATTGGTCACCCCGGCAGGGGATGCTAGTCTTCCCTTAGGGTTTTGAACTTCGGGTTCCCAGAAAGTCTTAATTAATGCCCCATCAACATTTTTGCTTGTGCCTCGCTTCAGTAAATAAGGAGCCATTTGTTATGGGTAAGATGGCCTCACAAGACCATGACTCAAGGGTGCTCTTCGCAGTAATTGACTCGCTAAGGCCCGTCTCACTCTAACACAGACTTAATGACTTTGACTATCTGCAACCTGGAGATAGAAGACATCCTTCTGCATGCTGGCTTACTTGGATCTAGTGTTATGCTAGTAATTGGGGGAGAAATGTCAGAGCTTTAGGGGATCTGAGGCTGTAGATCTGGAAAGCCAGGCAAAAGGGGAACACCCTTCCACTGACACTTTTAACACTGAGGTTTCACACGCAGTTCCTGCGTGTAGTCCATTTATAGCTGAACaggtatttcaggaaaaatacttgACCTTGCTATCATGGCTGCTtgaaagtgctttgaaattaaCAAACTGATGATAATCCAGTTCCAGGATGCCTTGCTATTAAAACTCGGTCATCTTTGGAACTCCAAGAGTATCGGACCTCTGCAGCCTGCACTCTCACCAGCCACATCGTAGCTTAGTAAAAGTGGTCTTCCCAAGAGGATGCCAGATCCCAGACTGAGAATTTTCTATAGTCAGGGAAGACTAAATAGTACCAAGGCCGCCTTATTTAATTACAACTGAAGCTGCTCCTCGGTTAGCTTCCACCTTCACGAAGCACTTCGCAAGCTGAGGCTCTGGGGCAGGAAAACAGTGGCTCTAAGGCCTGAAGCAATGACAAGTTTGGCACTGCAGAAGAAAGTAACAGGTGGCAAGGAAAGGCTTGTTCTCGGTTCCTCACGGCAGGTTGGTCACAACGAGCGTGAGCAACACTGATGACCTGTTTCTGTAAAGCTCATTACtcagattttaatttaactCTTaatcaaaaactgaaaaacttctGGAAGATTATACATGGTGATGCTGTGCCTGATCACTCTTTGAGGAAACAGGAAAGTGAAAACTGTTTGAAGTGTACACCTTACACTCCGATACTGCATCAGCTTGGTATTTCCCCGATGAAGCTGCTTAACCTTGTTCCTCTTCCCTTaccctcccccttcccaaaaCATCTTAAGTGTTTTTCTGTACGCAAACCCTACAAATAAGGTCATGCTGTCACTACCTCACAGAAATTCTTTAACTGGTTTATAGGTTTTTGTTTAAAGGTGCTTTGCAGAGCTATTAACAGTACTAGacactaaatatattttaagtcaAAGAGGTGATgcaattcaaatatttttcccgACTTGGTTATAACCGTATTATTTTGCTAGTCACGAATCCTACCCTAAGACCTCAAAGAGCACCAACAGACTTTTGTTTCACCTGACAAACCAAATCCAGTTTTCAACAAGGTatgctcattttaaaaacaaatacaaaagtttAGTAAGTCTCTACGCTACATTTGCAAATTGCTTAATCTCAACAATACACAATATGTCCTTAATTCTGTTTATCACCAAAATTTATCATCTTCAGGTATCCAGTAAAGCCACAAACTAAGGTAGTTGAGCTCATGTAGCCTGTgcccattaaaacaaaaaaagacagcagcaaTACAATGACATCATCTGTGAGTCAACCCTtacttccttttgctttttgtgtcaGTTGTTTGGAAAACACTAGACGCTGACATCAGATTTTCTATATATTGTCCAAGAACTTGGTTTTCTGATTTCAGTTTCAAGTTTTCTTCCTTAACAGCATCTACTCGTGCTGAGAGATCTGCGAAGGTGATGgtataagaaaaatattagacGTTATCACATACAATAATGAGTACGTTCTACGTGCCTACATCAAACTATTCACACTTTAATGAGGGAAACGTTGTCTATAAGGTACTATCTTAAAAGACACTGTGCTATTCACAAGTTTTATCTAAAGCccatttttcctgtattattttGCAGCGGAGTGTTTTGACCAACTCGTTCCGTAAACTTACTGTTAGTCTGTACCTTTattcttttgaatttttgatTTAAGCTACTGCAGGCTAAACTGTACGGAAACAAAAGTTCAGTGATGAGCAGACTCAAAGATACACGTCAGCTAATGAGCCTGGGAAAGTTCACTGTTGCCCCCCTTCTGCCTGATGTGTATTATATGTCGAGCAGACATCATGTTGcagaaagaggggggaaaaaaatagttgagACCTTGCTTATGTACCTTCAGCTGCCCAAGTGACATACTTCTAGACACTTTGGCTAAGGTAGGGCAGAGCAGTAAGGTTCTCTTGTTTTGCTCATTACTGCCTGCTTGTAAAAAACCCAGTGCTGATGCATCAAACTGCTGACCTTCAAGTGTGTGCTGCAGTTCCAACACTTGGTTAATAAGCCGTGTTTTCTCTTCTAATTCCACCTGATTTTCAGCCTCAACAGCTGCAATAAATCATATGAGTTTGAATACAACCTCTGTAACAGCTGGAAATCATATCAAGtagaaaaaataacaatgaagAACAAGAACATTAAGAACTTATACCATCCATGTCGGCATTCATCATTGTAGAATGGGCTCTCTCCACTGTGAAGAGCGTATTCCGGAATGATGGTCTGCTTAAAgataaacaacaacaacaaaacaaaaagctgaggCAAGAGTAAACCTAACCGCCTTTGGGGTTCAGGTGCGTTTTCTAACCGCTGTTGAAAGCCAGCGCTCAAGCCTGAGGCAGAACAGCATTTCTTAACGTT
This genomic interval from Falco peregrinus isolate bFalPer1 chromosome 2, bFalPer1.pri, whole genome shotgun sequence contains the following:
- the LOC129783822 gene encoding short coiled-coil protein codes for the protein MMNADMDAVEAENQVELEEKTRLINQVLELQHTLEDLSARVDAVKEENLKLKSENQVLGQYIENLMSASSVFQTTDTKSKRK